From one Gallus gallus isolate bGalGal1 chromosome 32 unlocalized genomic scaffold, bGalGal1.mat.broiler.GRCg7b 32_unloc6, whole genome shotgun sequence genomic stretch:
- the LOC112531381 gene encoding uncharacterized protein LOC112531381 isoform X2: protein MRAQFASGTLTDLQRVNLLEELLQAHERAVEKRKAEARESLMKDAQQIRAERTAARKEDLEQVGWSWGSSSELSALTALALWEDLGPHPSGPWGPAQPPHMAQPLSLQEKQFIAQLEDQLKAETEEIEVLRQERQRLQEEREELELEGAWQQHQLELEAAHVPGAVLPELVEAELEKAERARRRGLAFWMKMICLIFVSLQLLLVTVLGCAVLYAQHYDQELLYRLLLRVLPQAMYASLAYFASRSLRVVCDGLLPI from the exons ATGCGGGCCCAGTTTGCCAGCGGGACATTAACAGATCTGCAGCGTGTGAatctgctggaggagctgctgcag GCTCATGAGCGCGCCGTGGAGAAGCGCAAGGCTGAGGCCAGGGAATCCTTGATGAAG GATGCCCAGCAAATACGGGCAGAAAGAACAGCTGCCAGGAAGGAGGATCTGGAGCAGGTAGGGTGGAGCTGGGGCTCGTcctcagagctcagtgcactcaCAGCTTTGGCTCTGTGGGAGGACCTTGGTCCCCATCCCTCGGGTCCGTGGGGCCCAGCGCAGCCACCCCACATGGCACAGCCAttgtctttgcaggagaagcagtTCATTGCCCAGCTGGAAGATCAGCTGAAGGCTGAGACAGAGGAGATCGAG GTGCTGCGCCAGGAAAGACAGCGCCTGCAAGAGGAGcgggaggagctggagctggagggtgCCTG gcagcagcatcagctggagctggaggcagcccacgtgcctggggctgtgctgccggaGCTGGTGGAAGCAGAGCTG GAGAAGGCTGAGCGGGCGAGGAGACGTGGGCTCGCCTTCTGGATGAA GATGATCTGCCTCATCTTTgtcagcctccagctgctgctcgtTACCGTgttgggctgtgcagtgctgtacgCCCAGCACTATGACCAGGAGCTGTTGTATCGGCTCCTGCTGCGAGTGCTGCCCCAGGCAATGTACGCTTCCCTGGCGTACTTTGCGAGCAGGAGCCTGCGTGTGGtctgtgatgggctgctgcccatctga
- the LOC112531381 gene encoding apical junction molecule-like isoform X1: MRAQFASGTLTDLQRVNLLEELLQAHERAVEKRKAEARESLMKDAQQIRAERTAARKEDLEQEKQFIAQLEDQLKAETEEIEVLRQERQRLQEEREELELEGAWQQHQLELEAAHVPGAVLPELVEAELEKAERARRRGLAFWMKMICLIFVSLQLLLVTVLGCAVLYAQNYDQELLYRLLLRVLPQAMYASLAYFASRSLRVVCDGLLPI, encoded by the exons ATGCGGGCCCAGTTTGCCAGCGGGACATTAACAGATCTGCAGCGTGTGAatctgctggaggagctgctgcag GCTCATGAGCGCGCCGTGGAGAAGCGCAAGGCTGAGGCCAGGGAATCCTTGATGAAG GATGCCCAGCAAATACGGGCAGAAAGAACAGCTGCCAGGAAGGAGGATCTGGAGCAG gagaagcagtTCATTGCCCAGCTGGAAGATCAGCTGAAGGCTGAGACAGAGGAGATCGAG GTGCTGCGCCAGGAAAGACAGCGCCTGCAAGAGGAGcgggaggagctggagctggagggtgCCTG gcagcagcatcagctggagctggaggcagcccacgtgcctggggctgtgctgccggaGCTGGTGGAAGCAGAGCTG GAGAAGGCTGAGCGGGCGAGGAGACGTGGGCTCGCCTTCTGGATGAA GATGATCTGCCTCATCTTTgtcagcctccagctgctgctcgtTACCGTgttgggctgtgcagtgctgtacgCCCAGAACTATGACCAGGAGCTGTTGTATCGGCTCCTGCTGCGAGTGCTGCCCCAGGCAATGTACGCTTCCCTGGCGTACTTTGCGAGCAGGAGCCTGCGTGTGGtctgtgatgggctgctgcccatctga